The genomic segment ttttaagaaagatcGGATTTGACTcgtttctaaaagaaaaatggatcgAATGAAGATGATATATCAAAGTtactttcttttcgtttcactagaaaaaaaaggaaagagtaGAATTCTGGAAGCAGAATCCGGGCAAACACGATCATCATCGACAAACAAATCTATCGGATAAACCTTGTCTGGAAACGAGGCATAGCATAATCGGCGCGAGACAAAAGGCGATTATCATTAATCGGAAGTCCCAATCGCGAGAGAATCTCGGCGGGGCATTCATCGGCCGGATTTACGCCACCTCCCCCATCTTCTCGCCTCGTGTCCGTTGCCAGATCTAAAACCGTCGTGCCGACAATGACGTAGAATCCGAGTAAATCGCGCCCGTTGTCCGCTCATTTTGCATTTAAACGCCGCGCCGCCCGGACTAATCTTTCTTATCCCCGCGCCGCGTGTCGCTTCGCCGCGTCGATTTAATTTCGTGCCCGAACTACCCTTTTGTCTTTTAAAAGCCCGACACCAGCCTCAATGGATCGCGCAACTTCGTTGGAAATCGTTCTAAttcctcccccttttcccCCCATTTTAAAttgggaaggaaaagaagaaggctGGAAGTTTCGTTCGCTTCTATTTtcgcccccctccctctcttgttctttctctttctctttttctctctttgcgTAGGATTTCCTGAAGAACGGGGTGTCTCGTTTgttgttagaaaaaaatgtttctcgtttcgtttaCCAATGTAAATCTTTGGGAACATTAAGGGGATGGaaggtttctttttcttagatTCGATCTGGTCTGTTTGGAAACGTAAAACATGGTTTTATATCGATgcctatataatttttacagtgatgaattgaatatttaagattGGATATTTGGTATTGcatgtaaaattgtatttaattgtagagttaaatgatttttaaatggtatgttattctatatttttctttaatattaatagagaaaGAGTTTCTGTTTATCAAAAATGTTGAATGGATAATAAAGTATTTGTGTGGAGTAAAAGTGAAAGAGAAAGctatgaattttttctaataataataataataataatagtctcTTTTCTCTAGTTAAATTGATTACAATTCGTTGATGGATTcgttctaaattaataaataaattataaattaaaaatagacaaTCGTGTTTACATTTGGTTTCGAATCTATATGTATTTTCCTCGATACGTCAATTTTACGCATTAGACTTGGATAAACTGAAGTAGATTTGAATCATATTATGTGCAATAAAATCTCGAAATCGTtccaaatattatcaaataactattataaaatttatagaatttctaaaaatctaaacTTATCATTAAATcctctaatattattatcaacaattaataaaaatgatataatcatagaaaaatatatataaaaattttcacacgTGTAAATTGACTATGAGTTTTAAGCATTTTGTCTAAAATAAACTATCTTATAATGTTAAtgctataaatattacaaataaattgctaacaatttttaaaaaattaaatttatatgctattaaaatattcctttgcataaatataactttgcataaatattgaaCCAAACGAATggctaattttatttagaaatatataaaaataaaaaaaatgtataaaataaatgattcataGAAAATAGTTgtacgagaataaaaattgcgtcaataattactatttaaaattagccATTAAACCAAAAACTTgtgcattttaatttatggcATCTTTGATCCGCCCacattcgataatatttttgatctatatttattacgtaactagtaaatattgaaatctgtTAATTGCATGTAACTTGGctaacttcaaatataaaatcacatctaatcaataaatatcagtaatcgttaaaatatttgtaatatattttataaaaaaaaatcatgatataaaatatgtaaatttaaaaaaaaaaagtattcacgATATAAAGCAGCTAATACCAATGAAAGTTCGGAATTCTGTTTTCATATATAGGTTATTCATTGTTGGATACGACGGatatcgttaaataaaattacgcgccaaataaaatcgataaataaatcgcaGGAAAATTCACGAATCGAAATAAGTCGATTTCGCCCAGTCATCCTTGacgaatatatcaaaataaaccGAGATTTTCGACTAAGCGTCGTCGAACAGAAGTCTGGGCGTTTATTTTTGGCGTACACGAATCGTattcccaaaaaaaaaaaaacgcctTAAATATCCATGCATTCTTATTCAACGTTCCAATCGTTATTCgatcatatatttatcgataccgTCATCTATTAtcgttacaattatttatgagaGGTGGGAAAAGTGAACAAacataattcgaaatttaaggCGATGGAGAGAACACGACGTGTTTGTAATAAACGCCCACGTCAGAGCGTCACGACGAATCTCAGTTACCGTAATCGCACGTGTCACTTAAATATGTCGTCACTTACCTCTTGGATCTTGTAGCTGGTCCGAATCGTCTTTCGTTTGGTAGTTGTAACCTCGTAAGTCTCCTCGACGGTGGGCGCCTCGTCGTCTTCATTGTTATTGCCATTGTTTTCGTTGTTGAAACCATCCTTGTTGTTCCCCGACAAAGTGTCAGGACTGAGGACGTCCATAGCATCCATCCCCGCGTTTTCTGTATCAGCTTCCAGATTGAACAATCGTATCAACGAACTAATCGTTCGAGAAGAATTCGAAGCCTATTATCGATGTTTCGATCAACGTTCGATTGATACGTAAATGTCACGGGAGAGGGTTATGTACACCGAGAATGGTATGAATGTGCCCGAAACGACTGCAAATTGGCTCGTACAACAAACACGCGAAAAACTTCGATGAGTAACTGACGAAACTATTCCAGGATCGACGAAGTTCTGCACGAAGCGGAGAGACTAACCGTACTAAAGCACCACGGTTCGAGAAATCCGTCGCGAACACGTTCCCGCGCGCCTTTCAACGGCGAAAATAGATTCTCAAATTTTCCCGAAGCAAGTGCACGCGTCGTGACTATGTTAAATTCGTTGTTCACCACtgcgataaatattttgccaCAAATCACGATTCGATCAGAATCACTATTCCCTTTGGTACAAGTGTATTCGATgtcttcgtttaaaattacttcTTATGACTGATCACGTTCGAACATGTCTACAAGAAAACGCGCCATGAAGCCATACAATTGACACTTGCGAGacttttatcgattatcgaaaaaatcgaGTATTGCACATGGCTTCCCTCGGTGTTAAAATCCTACTTGTTCATTCTCTTTTctgtattcatttatttattttatatatatttttttgtgtattgtgaaaaaaaatataattgtgacGAAAATTTGTGATGAGAATTTGTGATGAAGAATTAATAGTTCGCAAGTTAAAAAGTGTAACTTTGAATTCAATGCAATTAACGgtaggaaatttaaaaattttattttaaaataattttttctattataatacatatttaaataaatattgcttctcttattccatattttaattatattgtttcgtatcattttttattttatgaatgaaatttattttgcaatgaTATCTTATGtgttagaaaatcaaaaattgccAATCGCGTGCATTACGTTATAAAGTTTAGGCATTCATGCCATCTGATGGTGGTTAGGTTAACTAAAATCATCGAAATACacgattaaaaatgtttcaattatttgtatttaatattcatcagtcaataatattcgtttctttctcttaatattaatacaactaTTTGttcgagatataaatatatttataaaaatcacagCGAAGTCAATAAGGCATATTCGAACGCAAACACATATATTCACAATACATTTTGTTGCGTCCATTTAGCTTAATGTGTTCAAATAAGCGTAATCtgccaataattttattataacacgaagttattaaataaaaagatgtatcaacaattttttataatatcaaagtcATTGATTGATTCATTCGTATAAATGTATccagaaagattttttttctcgtaattATGAGTTTATTTAGTTTATCTCATGGGTtttcaattgtaataaatcTTGAGGTCTGTAAACTCCAACTTCTGTAATAATGCCCTTAATGAGGTTAGCTGGAGTTACGTCAAATGCTGGATTCCAACATTGTATCCCAGGTGCTGCAATTCGTTGATCGTTTATATGAGTTAATTCCCTTTCTGGTctttcttcaataataatatgatcacCACTAGGAATACTGAAATCAATAGAGGTTCTGGGAGCTGCTACGTAAAAAGGTACATTGTGATATTTAGCAACTATGGCAAtctaaaaaaacgaaataaaattaatcatgtatgcattaaatatttaaaaaaaatctcaattaaGACAATTGTTGCATATATTACTTGATAAGTTCCAATTTTATTAGCTGTATCACCATTTGCTGCAACTCTATCTGCACCAACAACTACAgcagaaatatttcttgacTTCATAAGAGCTGCCACCATATCGTCGCAGATAAGAGTAGctggaatattttcatatactaATTCATATGCAGTCAATCGTGCTCCTTGATTATATGGTCTAGTTTCAGAACAATATACTAATTCTGTAAGAGTAATTAGTACTacacaattttatcatttaaaacataaaaattaaaaaacatgcAACAAATGTTACCAAGACTATTTTTTTTGTGAAGCGATCTTATAACACCTAAAGCTGTACCATAACCTGCTGTTGCAAGGCTACCCGTATTGCAATGGGTTAAAATTCTAACAAAATTATCCCcagatacattttttaaaatttcttgagcTCCATAATCTCCAATAGCTTTGTTATCTGCAATATCCTTTTCTAACATAGCTTCTATGGCTTTGATAAACCTATAAGCATTATTATTACTAGTAATAATGTCAaagacaatttaattttgctaaatttaaaccaattcttatatatttttataccttTCTTGCATTTCTATTACATTAACAGTCTCATCTTTACTGAGTTTATTAGCCAGTTGAATTAATTCATCGGCcgctattttcatatttactgCTGTTGGTCTAGCAGAGAccaagtaatttaatttgccTTCAACATCTTGTCGAAGATTCTTCTTGtcaatatatttctcattCTTGATCTCTGTTGCCAAGCTTAAACAACCCACAATAGCGATAGCTGGGGCACCTCGAAcctacgttaaaaaaaaatcaaaaaatattaaaaaaatcaactaataaaatacgaaaaatttttaattctctctaTTGAAACAGTAATAAATCGACCCACGAtaaacgatttaaataaactaattcttccaattaaaattttgtccgCGCGAATCGTTTCAAATTGCTATAGTTTTCTTTATTGCAATTTAACTATTCAAACGCATTtagctttttattattcgtcaaTCGAAGCATTGAAACGTCATATCAATTCATATCTTTCGCATTTATGCCCGTATACAACCTACGTTTAACGCGAATAGAATCGACGCGACatagatcgaaataaaaattttcacccttcattcaatcaataaataatgtacCTGCATATTATTGATGACTTTCCAACCATCCTCCACACCTCTGACAGAGATATACCGGGACATTGCCGGTAGTAATATTTGATCAAGTATTTCTAACTTGCCATTTTCCCATTTAATCGCTTGAAGCGTCATTTTAATCCGTCAAATGTGAACACGTGTCTTGTGAGGCACTGAGTGACGATATACTTGCAGATTCGAGACGCGGTTAACAGAACCGCGGCTTCTTAGTTTCTGAATGAAACGAGACTCCGTTCATTTGAAGCTCACGTGTACTTCGAATGGCCGTGAAGTCTATCGTAACGACACTACCGACGTACTGTGAAGGTATCACGTGTACAGACGTATCTTGTGCCTATGTATAAATTAGCCCCGCATTCAGCGCTATCTGTCGACGTCTGAACTAACTAAACACCCTCTTTAAGCGGAAGTCTTATTGGacgaattattcaataatattactatataatccCAAGAGATAAtcctaagaaaaaaaatgtacaacgAAGCTTGAAAAATCCTTaaaaaatctagaaatatctaaaataagtCAAACAAAATTCcgggaaaaataaatagcatttttcatcaataactttttatgttaataatgatataaacttgctacatttatttcaaaaaaattaaaaaagaaaggaaagaaaaagtctATTTGTTGATGAAGTTTCAAACTAttccttataaaatattatcattttcaatttttcaatattgtggTATCTATAACAGATTTAATCAAgatcaatcaaataaaattttatttatttgtttattattaaaaattgtaataattttatcacatcttgaacaatttttaattttcataataaataacaaactcACGTTACAATCCAACTTATCGtgcatttgtaaataattcacATGATTGTGTACAATGTGCATTGTAAGATAACTGCAGAATATTCTGCCAACAATATCATTGAAaacattatatcatttttttttttttttacgagtcgactattatatatgtatgtttataaatgtatattaaaagtttaaaaaaagtttaaaaaatgacTAATTgtcatttaaatatcaatttttctgtCATAATAATTCAGTATACAGATTATTTTCACGACATTGTAATTTTtcagtaaaatttttctaatataattttgaaaagaagtttttatacttcttaatctttttaattttgctctatttatttaattttacttacttaattttaggttaatttaattattaaaaattatttaattaaattttttaatttattttttctttttaaactaaataataaaagaaataattatagtattaaacttttcatttttgaatcttctttcttttctcctttttgctTTGTTTGAGAAACTTGGGTCGAGTAATTCATAGCGAAGAGTACCTTCTTTTGGTAGAAAATTTTACCTGAAAATTTTACTTGAGGTAATTGTCGTGATTCATGACATTCATGATAAATGACGCATACAGCACAGAATATATCGCATTTTTCACTAATTATGGATTTCCTAGCATATCTACAATAGTATTAGGttgacgaaaaataaataaccaaTTTAAATAAGTTAGAATTTACTATTCTCTTATATTctagcaaatatttattattttcaatgatctttatatcaaaaagataagattttatacaatataacatataattattacttctatgtatttttaaataaatttttttatctcatgAAGAACGATAACATTGTTTTTCCTCgcgtatttgaaattaataacaataacaattaaatgcataatataattatgtatcgatagaatcaatttaattaaataatacgaatCTTTCGAAGCAGAAATTTCTATCCATCAGAATTGATATGATAAACGAAGCTTTGCagaaaatctattaatttaatagctataaattattgatcaaaaatttataatcggttttaaaaattcacaacTTTGATCaaacgttaaattaaaatctttcgttCGTACGATTGTATTAATCTACAATCTACAATCtatcgtattaattttttaataacaaaattaccaAAAGATTCTATGCAGCTATCTAAACAAATTGTATGCAATAAGGAAAGTGGCTCGAAAAATTTCCCAAGTTGTTAACGTGTGTTTACATACACTTCGTTTCGTCACTCTGTGACAGAGTCTCAACTCACCGAAAAATCGTCTCGAAATCGTTCAACAAATATCGTGGCAAAACGATAACACGTGGAAAGTGTCGATAACGATCGTCGAAAGTCGCTAGAATGCATTTGGATGGCGGCCGACTTAAGCTGTGCACTCTCGTGCATTTCGGTACAAAGAAAATCACTCTCATTCCCGATGCAATTCGTCGCTTTGATCCTTTACATGATTCCAACGGCCACGTGTTCACTCGTGGCCGAATGCTCGCAACATATTTCGAGTGCAAACTACCCCATTTACTTGctacgttttaaaaaaaacctttGCATTTCAAAATAGACTGCACTTTTCACATGGCCTGGCCGCTCGTTGAAAGCGTAATGTCACCAGGTgaatttcgatcgtttttcCGAGGATTTTTCGTCTTTCCCATATACAGCCAATAGGATCGAATATATCAGAGAAAATTCCATCAAAGCTTGATGAACTTTTTTGCATGAAAGATTGCTTAAGaacatctttatatatttattgcttaattgttatatatagaattaaaacgtccattcaatttttaattaaaatattttgacatttctttttcaatttatttatgatatcatATCGAATCTTTAAATACGTTTCAGGAAGGATTTtcatcaagttttttttttttttattgattttattatcatcaataattgttttgaatttGTTAATGTCAAGGTctgtatttaaattctttcaatttcgatGCACGTAATTCATTAAAGCTCACGGTTAAAaagtttatctttatttataaaattactaattgGTATCACAGAAATGTGATGGACGAATGATACAATGTGATTATTGTGCGTCGTTGCGATAAGATACATTGcacaatattaaaagtaacgttatcaaagattaatttatttatctcgagGAATTTGAAAAGTCGTAAAATCATACACTTTGAATACGATTGTTCAAGTTCGAGGTTGTTGTATCgagattaattatgataaattatgatttaattcaattgcaatataattatacatacgtattctatgataaataatattgttcgtaaaacaatatatattttacaattttataaaagcatattttctttttttttttgatttacaattgtatcgtataatttaaaactttttcttttttttttttaactgtacatatcttaaagaaaaaaatttctgcttAAAATCTTGATGTACAAAAGAATGTATTCagcgataaaaatatgaaacttaGAAATCAGGATAGATAAAACGTGATATACGagctaatcaatttttaagtgGCATATACATTACACGAGACTCGTCATCATAGGATCCTTTCCCATTAATCAATATAGCTCgtgttttgttaatttttgatgaaaaaaaaaatctaactaCACGCAACGTGTCAATGATCGATTCGTCTCATTACATACGAGGCACAATAAATAATACCagttataaataactaaaaaactattatagtTAACATAAGAtgtataatttcgatttcgaacgtcaaaaaattaatttacactaaaatattataatactttactATCTCGCTACTTTTGCTCTCActctaaaaataacataatcttTGGCACTGATAAACGAACTAGTCTTAGTATCTTCAACTCTAATTCCTGTCATATAATCATTCTGCTCTCATTTTTAGCTAAatcattctcaaaaaaaaataataatcgactcGAGTCAACAACACGATCCCATATCGTACAAGATGATTCAAAAGtgtgatgaaaatattaatagaagatagcctttggaaaaaagaaaaaaaaaatatcgaaaaaattaacgtCAAATGTTCCAGATCAGTTTCAATACATTTTCAacgaatcattttcttttactcAGATGCCAAAGGTTATCATTGGCcatatttatatcgttattcGTGTGATacgatataatgaaataaattataatgaaaacaatTGCAAAAACAAACTCATACCAAATTAATACTGTTTcgtattaatgaataatcatttttgtCTTGTAATATAATGACTTATGAATAGAAAGTTCTTGTCGCATGCATCACTGTGTtgcaaaatctaaatatatccaTTTGTTGAcctacattaatattttctttccacaTTTTGgtcgagaaagaaatattaagacacaagttttatgaaatttgattaatcgtaattgaatttaaatttaatccttcgttattaatttgcaatttaagGTTACatcaaatatgaatttattaatgcttttttcttttaaatgaaataaaaaaatttttataaaataggatcaataatattgaagatatttaacattttacatgatgaagaaaatataataatttatactaaaatttattatattaaaaaaatgttcataattcgtattaaattaaaattttattaaaaatagacgtttcaaaatatttattattacaattatgatgaagattttactttttctgatttttaatttcgaatctttttttgttGATCGTCCTGTAGAACAAACTCGATTCTATCATTGAAAGCAATTAACTAATTCATCATTGAGCTCGTTTAAAACAAGGCAAATAACTCAACACTCGTTCTCTCGATCTTTGTCGATGATgcagaaaattttcaacgatttaaattttaatatttgatttttttaaataaatgtcttcaaaaatatataagacgAATCTCTTGAAATTTTGTTCAcagtgaagaaaaatttcaaatttttgatcaataacgcacatttttttatgtttttaaatatccaatcATAAAAGAGAAAGTTCTTAACTTCTATTTCGTAGAGTTCACGTATTTGAATAGGATAATTGTACTATGGTCCATCATCCAAAACTTTAGACGGattaaatgagaaaattactttattataccATTTCAACTAAGTATAGCCATAATAAAGATAGGGTCAGTTATTATCAACCTAATCCCTAATAAAACCGTAATAAATTTAGGTATTTCTCCTACCTGTCTAAAATGTCTTCCAGTTAACATTctctgaattatttttacaaataaaattgttcttgtatttttaacctcagaattttaatatatgtagatatattttacaattgatttaaatttttatacagttTTTTGACGCAATtttgccaatttttctttatgattgaatttatcattattcatgAAACGattcaataatgataaattaaaaaaaaattagcaagcaagattatttatcttaaattattactatgaTAAAAGCTAGAAAGTCTTATAAATTACTCTGACGCTTGATATATGATCACATCAGTGTTGACCAAACGAATTCAACTTAAttcaatacaataatacatatttgttAACATCTGTCATCATCGATGTATTTCTTCGAAACATTCCTTTTAGAAAATAGTTTCTTCGAACTATTTCTGATTTTTGAACTATATAAATTACCAAtaagataacaaaaaaaatgtgacTGTGTTACGTGACTAATtcgatctaatttttttctcgcaaaattaaaaaaagaaaattcatgaaaGAAAGAGTGAAAAACATCGTCCATTCaataggaatttttaattaaaaaaaaatatattttatcatattaaatacattaatttcttagaattttattaatttgcaaaaattcagAGATAACTTAATGAAATCGTGATCCTCAActagtacttttttttttatagggaATAATTGTTgtcaattaatatatcgaaaaatatagttctatttaaataataataataataataatttgatctcTATCCATTTACAAaaacatagaaataaaatcagaATGTTATCCTTGAaaacattcattttttatctaaaaaatttattttctgctatgaaagagaaaaaaaaaataatgacatAAATCAAGATGATCCTAGAGAGACATCctcctatataaaataagtatacaCGATGTATAAAAATGCGTAATAAATCGCAGAGGGCGTTAGAAGCACTCcgtgtattctttttttttttttttcatggttGGTATTTCAAAACGTGGAACATGGAACGGAGTCAACACAAAATATCGTGTCTACCCTCTATAATACATCGTCTATGCTTTTATTCTCACGATAGAACAAGTTACCTACCTTTTCCGTGTGTATACGCACGGTAGGTTAGTCTGTCTTCTTAGAAAGACACACTATATGCCCAAGACTTTCTGGTTTTCTTCTTTACCCGAGGGTATTTTTGCTCGAGTCATTGTTGTCAGAGGAACGGTGGTACGTTTAACTTGGTggttgatttaaaaaagtttccaAGTGGATATTTAAGTTTGGTAATGgaacgattaaaaatgaacaatTGAACAGTAGGGATGTACTTTCGAATGATTGTCGCGATTTGATAAcgagaaatcgaattttttattcaggATAATTTAAACGAAGAATTCAAGTTTCTTAGAACTTaggggaatttttttatattaaacttaacgtgaatttcgaaaattttctaatcgttctcgattataattatataaaatctacttgctacaattattctatttaaattaaaaatcataagttgtaaagaataaagaaacatAGAGGATAGAAAAACAATGAAACAATAGATTTACACAAATTCATAGtcactttaattaaatatatctatgtaCATTATAGGTACATCATAATACATTTACCATATGACGACTGTACAGCTTAGCAGCACTTTCAATACTGTTCACAAAAATACATCGCATATAAACGAGCAATCAGTTTATACGCAAGGTCGGCCCAGGACTTGCGACCACACGAAGCGCCTTTATATCTCACACTCTCTTTCTCacacacactctctctctcactctctttctcactctttctttcttcctgttCCGGTTCGTGGCCGCGAAACACGGGCTTTTATGtacaaaaaagatttttcggcTCGAGTCGCAGGTCGGgctaaaaaaaggaaggaacaTGCCACGAGAAAGTACGATATCACCAGGAGTCGAAACTGTTCGCGAAGATGCTCtcgcttaaaattatttttatcaaacttcCTCTTAACCTAGTTAGCCGAATAATCGAGCCAACGTTAGACAGATCTTAAAAGTTTAGGAAAAAATACATCGAAAATGTGgaatcaagttttttttcttacgatatttctttcg from the Apis mellifera strain DH4 linkage group LG9, Amel_HAv3.1, whole genome shotgun sequence genome contains:
- the LOC409023 gene encoding methylthioribose-1-phosphate isomerase isoform X1, with the translated sequence MTLQAIKWENGKLEILDQILLPAMSRYISVRGVEDGWKVINNMQVRGAPAIAIVGCLSLATEIKNEKYIDKKNLRQDVEGKLNYLVSARPTAVNMKIAADELIQLANKLSKDETVNVIEMQERFIKAIEAMLEKDIADNKAIGDYGAQEILKNVSGDNFVRILTHCNTGSLATAGYGTALGVIRSLHKKNSLELVYCSETRPYNQGARLTAYELVYENIPATLICDDMVAALMKSRNISAVVVGADRVAANGDTANKIGTYQIAIVAKYHNVPFYVAAPRTSIDFSIPSGDHIIIEERPERELTHINDQRIAAPGIQCWNPAFDVTPANLIKGIITEVGVYRPQDLLQLKTHEIN
- the LOC409023 gene encoding methylthioribose-1-phosphate isomerase isoform X2 translates to MTLQAIKWENGKLEILDQILLPAMSRYISVRGVEDGWKVINNMQVRGAPAIAIVGCLSLATEIKNEKYIDKKNLRQDVEGKLNYLVSARPTAVNMKIAADELIQLANKLSKDETVNVIEMQERFIKAIEAMLEKDIADNKAIGDYGAQEILKNVSGDNFVRILTHCNTGSLATAGYGTALGVIRSLHKKNSLATLICDDMVAALMKSRNISAVVVGADRVAANGDTANKIGTYQIAIVAKYHNVPFYVAAPRTSIDFSIPSGDHIIIEERPERELTHINDQRIAAPGIQCWNPAFDVTPANLIKGIITEVGVYRPQDLLQLKTHEIN